The DNA window AGAACAGAGTAATAACCAGATGTTACTACTCTAGAATGATAAAATTGAGATCGAGTGTACTTGCATTCCCAATCCTAAAAAACAGAACAATGAAAACACTGATAAAACACCAAAAAAACAATacgaaaataacaacaacaaaaaaacaaccaaaaaacataGAACCGAATGCATAACATCACAAACCTCAACCGTCCTATTAACAGGAATTTCTTCAGAAACACCTGATGATGGCAACACCTTCACAGGGGATTTACCCTTgccctaaaataaaaaataccaacaccaacaaaacaacaaaaaaaaaattaacaaaaacacaaaaataaatcgaacaatatatataaaacaattacaaatacataaacaaaaacaaacaaatacccAGAAATATGAACCTCAAATATCGAATTTaaccaaaaaacaaaaaaccccaaaaacaacaacagataaatagtaaaatacctTAACAGAAACAGGCGACTTAAGAAATTCCAATCCAACTCAAAATCCGAGTCCGAATTTTCAACAACGATTCGAGGTCTTTTTCCTCTAAAGTGTTCTTCGAAGGTCCAAAGAATGGTTTTTCTCTTAACGAAGGGGAAGTGGGGCTAGGAGGGTTCTCTTTCGCATTTTTTTACCCATTTTTGATTTGGGTCTGGTTTTCTGGgattgttttctgggttttgtaaCTTTGGCCGGAGATGGTGATGAACGAGTAACGGCCATTATGAAGAACTATGAAGGTATTTatagacaaaaataataaaaatgggaGGGAAAATGAGAGGGAAGTTTAAGATAGTGGGATGggatttgaaaatttttaaaatgaaaaaactacCCACTATTACAACCGTCTAAGCAAACTGGAAAATGGGGAAGAAGATGAACAGTTGAAATGAGAGAGAAtaccaattacaaaatttagattcgaaaataatatgaaaaaaataaaagaaaaatacataaatacaaCACTTTTTCATCATAACACATAACCGTCAAAATCAAaacaattactttttttttataaaaaagaaaaaaaaacgtgGCAAAACCCTATCGTGACAAGTGGCAATGAAAACAAACACCACTCACATCAAGCGGCTAAAGTTTTAAAGGCAGTaaactgccaaaaaaaaaaaaaaaaaaaaaaacagtataaatgTTGAAAATGCCGTGCAACAgtaaaaaagttataaattgggaaaaaacagtatagggtgtaaatttccctattcTTAACTGACAAATTTTGCAATGTTTTGGTTTCAGGCCCAAGACAAATCAAGAGCCCAACAACCAAGCTTTATACACCATAAATCAAGAGCCCAACAACCAAGCTTAGTCAGCAAGAGTCAAACAAAGACTCTTTATCTTTTACAATGGTGGTCCGGCCCAACAAGTCTTCAGCCCAAGAAGACACCAAAGCTAACCCCAAAGATGTAATgtctcaaaaatattcaaattttctttcttctctgcACAAAAATTCTAGGTAGGGTTCTAAAGGGTTCCTCTAATCTTCTTCTACTGAACACGGGTTAAGGGTTCTACAAGTTCTATAGTTCTACTCTtctcaaacccagaaaaactaTGCCACTCAAACCCGAAACTAAAACCAACTCTAAATACCAAACCCAAGAATCTCAGGCCCAAAACACACCAAACCGAAGTTTGTATGCTCCTATTTTGGTGGATGTCTTTTCTAACGAAGTTtgtctttttcaaaaaaaaaataaaataaataataataataaagggtTAATATCCCATAAATGAAAGTATTATTGATTACCATAGTAAATAAATAACGTTTACAGCACACCACAACACAATTTGAAATGTGTCAACATACAGAGCCACCTCACCtttcttttatttctcaaattttattatactgtttTGGGTTAAGAGGCAGCCAGCGACACTGAAACTTGTTTCTCATGCAAACTCATTACTCACCATCTCAAAAATTACGTGTCATCACAACCTACACCTTCACCTCTTTATATAAACATcacctctttctctctctccctttCATATTTCCCATCATTATTTTCTCAAACTCAAAGAAATGGCTGATCGTTCCCAACCTCACCAAGTCCAAGTCCACTCAACACATCActatggtggtggtggtgctaAGGGTTTTCAACGACACCAACAACAAGGCCCATCAACTGGAAAAATTCTTGCTGTCATGGCCCTTTTACCAGTAGGTGGGACTCTTTTAGCTCTAGCTGGTTTGACTCTTATGGGAACTGTTATTGGGCTTTTATTAAGCACCCCAGTTTTCCTTCTCTTCAGCCCAGTTCTTGTTCCAGCAGCCCTTACAATTGGGCTTGCTGTAGCCTCCTTTCTAACTTCTGGGGCTTTAGGGGTAACTGGGCTTTCATCTCTCTCTTGGGTCCTTAATTTCTTCCGACGGACCTCGGTGCCCGAACAGTTGGACCACGCCAAGAGACGTGTCCAAGATGCTGCTTCTTATGCGGGCCAGAAGACCAAAGATATGGGCCAAGAGATTCAGAACAAGGCCCAAGAAGGGAAGAGGACTTGAAAAAGCACTGTGTGTGTATCTAGAAATCATAGGAATAATAAAGTGAGTcttgcatgttttttttttttttttggtttacaTAAGTGTTAATGGGTATGTTGTGTTTAGTTTGTGTGTGTTTATGTTTTTTCAAGTGTTTTAGTTTTACATTTTTTGCTCATAATTTATGGTGAGTCGAGAATTTGGTCTATTGTACTTGGCTATCCGTATATTAATGTTTGGTGTTTTGTTTCTACGATTATTGACTTGCACATTTGTTAGCTTTATTATCTAATAAATAacaccaaaacagttttggaaaattatacttttgaAAAGTCACACACAACTATAAATATAAGGCACACTGCTATACATTTTGTACACatgaaaatacaaaatagttaaaataaggcattaaaacaatcataacaaCAAATATATATCCATATTGAGTAATGATATTGGAACCAAtgcttatattataattaaagatAAATTAATAAGGGTAAATATGGATCTTATGTTGCAAATTTTTGTAATCTtgtattaaatgacaaaacgttttttttaaaataaaatttaatctaacagtaatataataaaactgTATATTTTCGATTTGGGTTAggaattgtttttaaaattaagcaattttatttttattattttaaaaaatatagaattttttttattatttaataaaataaaatgtctaATAGTATTTATTCAAGACAGCTTAGCTAATTATGTATGCACATTAGAACCATAGTATTAAACCTCTAGAAGCTTCTATAACAATGTTCCACGACAACAAGGTGAATTAGATTTTTGGATCTTcactctaaaaaaaaatataaataaaaaaatacaaaaagtaTTAAAGAACTTatgatattatataatatatcatacaCCCAACTAAATAAAATAAGCTAGCTATGAATAAAAGCTTAaaggaattttttattttttattttggactCCTAAAAATATGAACTCTAGGCACGGACCCGCTTATGTTTAAGACCGACCCTGAGTTGTACAAGCTCATTATATTTCCTTTTGTGAAACTATTAAGTAAACATATAAGTAATGGAGGATAAAACAATACGAATGActaatttaccaaaaaaaaaacaattatactattttttttttctttgtagtaTTAATAAAAGTTGATATCccaaatatttgattttttttttgaaggaaaatggtAAACTTTATTAGAATGAATTTTCAACCATTACAATAGATAAAAGATCAGCAGGAGCAGTACTCTCACTGAAAATACGATCTGAATACAAACAAGAGCTACGAGCAAGACAATGTACAGCTTTGTTTACCGaacgtttaacaaaattaatagtGACTAAGGGTAAGGAAACCAACAATGTACGACAAGCAGACACATGTTGACCAAAAGGAGATGGAATGAATACCGAACCTCGAACTGCTTGAACAACAACCAAAGAATCCGTCTCAACATCAACCCGACCCCATTGGTGTCTCTTTATCCAACTCAGAGCCTCCTTAACCCCCACAACTTCAGCTATGACCGGGTCCACGCACCCCTCCAAGAGGACCGTGAAGGCTTCAATGAACCGCCCAtcatttgattttaaaaataaatagaatgaaaGCATTTGGTAGAACTAGAAATATGAACATACTCAAAATCCGATTTCATACATCACAGCCGAGTAGAGTAATGCCAAGTTAGCATTCAAACAAAAAAGTTTAAACTACTCAAAAATCAGATTATTACAAAGATTGAACCTTTGGAATAAGGTAAGAGAAACAAAATTCAATGCTTCATGAAGAAACTCCATAGGGTATGAGTGCAGCAGCCACAATCCTACCTTCCTCGTTCAGTATATTGTAAGTCGAAATAGCGTTTCTCTGAAACAAAAGTAAATGGATATCGTTAGAAAAACTCGAAGCTCAGACTTTGTGGGAGCGAACCGTATCATCGTGCCTAACCATTCGAGCTTATCGCTCTTTCGGTGTTGTTAAGAATTTCACTTGATGTCAATCCTATATATTATCTAAGGAATGAACATGAATACTCACCAACTACAATCCAACTTTTTATGGTTAAAGAGTTCATATAGTAGCAAACTTACTGAATCAAGAACTTCCAATTTCATTCCTGTTGATCGTATGAAGCGCTTTAGTTCAGGATCTACTGGTACAATGTTCCTCCCACAACCGAGAATCAAAATCTCTATAAATTGTCAAAGAGGAAAGGTTAATAGAAATGTCAGAAGCCAATAGAAGGTTGATAATGACACAATTACATATGGTAAAGACAAATCGGGTTCTTAACATAAAGTTGTACCTGGTATAGGACGCACAATTTTGAAGATGGAAAGACTGCATCATAAGATAAAACAAAACATCAGATAACAACATAACACAGGTAGAGAAGGACAAGCCATCTCAGAAAAACACGAGACAATCCGAACACAACACATAATAGCTaccaataattattttaagaatcttGTTCAGAATCATTCTTTACCACCTAAAATAAGATAATAGTACATGTTTGAATTCGAACTATGTAAAGTTTTAATCAGATATCAAAGATGTCTCACTAGTTGGTCATCAAGTATTGACAATTTTTCCCATAGAATATGAGAATCCCTTCCAATGCTTTTATCAATCTCCAATAAATAAGAAATGGTCACCACCCATTTCAGAAGGGTCATTCTGATCCAATAGGAGACCAAAAAGTCTGCAAAACATTCAGCATTTGCATATTCCGAATTCGCATGGGGAGAATCAAGATGTTAACTCTCCTTTCTACCTACAGTTTACAACTTCTGTTATCTCTCCAAACTAATAAGTCTACCATAAAAAGTCTCATTTCCACGAGCTTCTTAAGcaacttaaaaaaaagataatttcaATTTTGTAGTCCAGATCTTAATCAACGGCCTAGGTGACCCATCATGCTTGTACAAGGGACAATTATCTCTTGCTTTATGAAGTAAATGGTAAGTTGCCTAGCTTTAACTCCAAGAGGCTTATAGCATGGATACCAGTAATAAGACTGTCACCAAGCTCCACAGCAACATATTTACCTTCCTGTCTCATCTTTTGATAACCTTGAATCCAAATGACAAGGGTCGGGTTGCTGCTGCTAGTCCAGCCAGTCCAGCACCAATGATTCCTCCAAATTAGTACATTGTTAAGTACAATAGGAAATAAAAGGCCTATGAGATCAAATGTCTGTACTAATTACTCACAGTTCCTCAAATTTGCCCCTTTGACAACCACATTTTAACATTCCCCCCTCCACCTTACTAATTTATAAGTCCTAACAACAATTTAATCCTTCCCACCAAATTTTCTCACTACCCCAGCTCAAATTTCTTCCTCAAGAAGTGCATTATTTGATGTGGAAACCAAGAAACACAGCTATCTAGTGCATTAAACAGCACCTAGATGCTTTTCGACAATCTAATCATAATTCCAGAAACCTGAAATCTCTCTTAAAAATCACTTTGAAAAATAACCATTTGAAACCGAAGTTTCCATTGTCCTATAAAGGGTAATCTATTCTATCCAAGAGGTTTCCAATCAATCAATTACTTAAACTCACAGACCCAAACAGACATTTCACATCATCAACAGCATTATAAAACTAGCTCTGAATTTCTACACAGCTTCAACAAACCATATAGTCCATCTTTAATACCACTATAAAAACCAATAAATCAGAAAATTCACATCAATCTACTCACCATTTCCTAAAAAGCAAGTCTTTTTCTATAGCTATgtcaaaacccaacaaaaaataTCTGATATACCAATCCTAATGAGTAAACCAATAATCCAAGTTATCTTCAAAAAAGCACAATCTTTCTTTCCAACTGACAAGAATAACAACATTAAGTTTCAAACACTTCAACCACAAAATCatacacacatacatatatatatatatatagaatatacAAAAAAAGTACCTGTCAGGAGTGATTTGGGATAAATCTTTGGGTGACCAAGACATGAGCAAATTACCAACAGAAAGCAAGCTACCTTCATAGTCAACACCATTGACAGTAAACCCAGTATCCGTATACCTATAAAGAAGACAAATTTCAGCTAAACTGAATCAAATTGAGTTAGAATGGGAACAATTAAGCTAATAACAATACCTTTGAAAACGAAGCTGGTCTTCTGGAACGTTGTCGATGATATTGATCTGATCGTAGAGGGAAAAAGCTCGCCTTAGAGAAGGAAGCATTTGATTGTGTGGTTGGTGAGTTATGGGCATTGAAACCTTAGGCTTCGGTGGCTGATTTCTCAAACTCCTTATCAGTTTCGGCAGAGTCGCCACTGCTCTCTCTCTCCCCGCCATTGAttcttctctcttctctttctctctctttttttttttttggccccaaatctttttgtttttgttttaatttcaattttggccctttattatatatttatttcacTTTTTGACCTTtataatataagaaattatcaCATATGTCCTTTAACGTTTTTCAGTATTTCTCTTACATATTGTCGTTTTACTCGGtttatattgtttttataaATTAGCGTCATTTTAATGATTTGTTGTCGTTTTCCAAATTTTCTCTTATTACTTATTGTCGTTTATTCATTTTTATGTCGTTTTTCTTATCCATTCATTGTCGTTTTCCAATTTCAGTcgtttgatgtaatttttttatttgtcgttttcaccttctttctttcttttttatttttttttacatttactGTCGTTTTTCATACTCATGTCCGTTTGTATCCTTTATTGtcgttttagtatttttatgtcGTTTTCAAAATTGAGTAGTTTGgtgttctttttttaaaaatgtcgttctttactcttttttttttttgaattgctgtcgtttttcacatttttaattgtttttcacccctaaaaaaaatacttattcaTTTATTGTCGTTTTTATCATTTATTGTCGTTCTCTCATATTTTTGTTTGtcgtttatttttatttgtcattAATCATGGTTGTAACTTGTAACTATTTTCTAATTTGAATACACAATTAAAGATGAATTTCCACAAATACTGacatctcaattttaaaaactggataaaaataacaaatataaaAAGTGCTTGATGAAGACtcattttgtttattttgtaatgTTTAATTtgtaagaaattaaattaacaaCAGTTGATGGTTATATCTTCAGGCCACCCAAACTCTTCCAACAAAGCCAATACCACTCAATTTGACCAACCAAAACCAGTCTAcaataaaaaacaaatatatCATCAATTGTGGTAATTGCATTACTTaggatgatatttatttatatatatatatatatatagatatatatagctATATCATTTGTATCCCACATAGCTAGAAAGTTAAAttgtattaaaatattaaactatttaaaaatataattactctaaataatttttcaagaaaatataaatttatttattaaactctcttttttaaaaatactggaAGACTGAgtgattattaaattttaaattttaataagaatATCACTTTatttatagtaataataattagaaaaaacaAAACTTCGATTTATACTAAagataataatcatttttagcAGTTACACTAAATGTTGGTTCAGGTTTGGTTTGTGTTGTAAAAGGAAGTGAAAGTTGAAATCAAAAGTAAAATTATGAATCAACACTCACAACAATTTTTACTCTAGGCTGTCTTGTATGTCAGTAAGTAAAATAATCAAATGGTGCTTGTTTGTTTGCTTCATATGTAAttgtctctctctttctcataTTTAagatcttttcttttttatcttgcATGAAAgtgaaagtgtagaaattttgtCATATGGGGATTCTAGAATGGTGCATGAAAAGGGTAAAGAGGCATCTtagaagttgatttttttttgaattgaaATGTTCATTGCATATAAATTAGACCACATAGTCATCACAAAATAAATTTGTTGGAATAATCGCTACAGGCAAAATACTAAATTGTTCGTAAGTAAATGCCCACTTAACTATATTATGCACTGCAAAATTATAAGTtctgaaaatataaaaaaaaaaatacaaccatCAAAAGAAGTAGAAAGCTTAAAGCAAAAAGACGAGTAGTTTTCAATCTGATCACTATCCTTGAGTCACTTTTCACAATGATGAACTTGTAATATTTGGATTTTGCCAACTTGATTGCAAAGCAACACGTTGCCGCCTCTCCACAGAGTACATCCGAAAAAACTAAATCTGCCGTGCTAACCCCGATCACCTCACCCAAGTGATTTCTAGCAACAACAGCTATACATGAGCTTTCAAATCCCACTTTAACATCGTCGTTCAGTTTGATCCAATCCTGAGGAAGAGAACGCCAGACCTCCTCACGAACAGGAGAGGGAGCAGGGATAAGAATTGCTCTCAAGTCTGCATAAGAGTAACAAATAGAGTTAAGATATTGGTTCAAATTAAAAAGTTTATGATTATGTACCTTTTCATTTCGGGCTCGCCAAATAGTATCAACAACAATAGAAGCATAGATAAAGACTTCGTCAACATTAATGCCCCTATTATTCAGACTCTAAATAAACTTGACCCCGTCTCACATACGAAAGCTAGAATTACACATTGGAAAGATACCCCACagagaagatctccacaaatggaATGCAGATCGCATTTGAGAAACAGGTGCTCCAAAGATTCTTCCTCCACTCCACATAAAGGGCAATTAACATCCTCAACATTAAGTCTCTTACAAAGAATAGCCATGGTTGGAGGGGCTTTTGACAAGATGCACCAACAAAGGGTCTTATACCTCTCCAGGATTTTACTATTATAAAGCTTATTCCACATGGATGGGACAACCTCACAAGGAAGAACTCTACGTAAGGCTTGAGTAAGATAAGTCGATTTGTAAGAGAATTTCCTGTTGAACTCTTTTGTCCAGACCTATTTATCTTTCTCTTGATTAGGGGCTCTACCCCCTTTCAGAATAGCTGAAGTAGTTTCACTCTCAAACATACAATTCAACTTCTGAATGGCCCACTCTAAGGGTGAGCATAAAATTCAGAAAATCGAAAAACCGTTCAAACCGACCTACCGAACACCGTTAGAACCGAAACCGATGAAACCGAAAACTGAAAAATCCGCTAACGGTTTAAACCGCCATTGAACGGTCAATTTTTTTGTAGTAAACCAACCAAAAAAATGAAGCCGACcgctatacatatatatatatattaatttattaagttttttttttcatgtattatagttactaataatatataaaaataatatattatttttttattaatattaaagttaaaagaataagataattagtttttgaacaattaatttatatctttgtagttgtaaaatgtaaaataatgtatttatagaataaattggataattttttttttgttttttaaaaagttcggtttgggcggtttagacCGACCAAACCGAGGTTCAAAACGGTCGGTTTTAAGATATGTTCTGGATTGGTCGGTTAGTTTTCAGATTGCACCAATCCAAACCGAAAACTGAATTCTagatttttatatagaaaaaaaccgaccaaaccgagcgATGCTCAGCCCTAGCCCACTCTCCTGAGCTAGTCAGGAGGTCTGCCACCTTCCTCAGGCCACACTCAGGGTGACCATTAGATTTAGGGTATAAGGATTTACCATGGGTGACCCTCAAATCCTCCCAAATATTGGTATCCCTTCCATCAGAGATCACTTTACAAGCTCCTTCTCTTAGGAGGTCACTAGCTTtgaccacatttttttaaaaccaAGAATCTGAGTTCTTGTATTTACAATTAAGAAACTCCTTTCTTTAGAGGTACTTGGCTCTCAAAATATTACAGCAAAGAGACTTACTTTCACATAAAAGATTCCACTCCCACTTAGCTAGGAAGGTAAGATTCATCTCCTTAGTTTTACATAAACCAAGACCACCTCTGGACTTAGGAAGACAAATCTTATCCCAAGCTTTCAATTAGATTTCTCGGTTCCCTTTCTTAAATCCCCACCAAAAATCACGAACCAAGCCATCAATCCTTGGAACAAATCTATTAGAGGGCTTG is part of the Cannabis sativa cultivar Pink pepper isolate KNU-18-1 chromosome 5, ASM2916894v1, whole genome shotgun sequence genome and encodes:
- the LOC115717866 gene encoding uncharacterized protein LOC115717866, with the translated sequence MAGRERAVATLPKLIRSLRNQPPKPKVSMPITHQPHNQMLPSLRRAFSLYDQINIIDNVPEDQLRFQRYTDTGFTVNGVDYEGSLLSVGNLLMSWSPKDLSQITPDSLSIFKIVRPIPEILILGCGRNIVPVDPELKRFIRSTGMKLEVLDSRNAISTYNILNEEGRIVAAALIPYGVSS
- the LOC115717088 gene encoding oleosin Ara h 10.0102-like; the protein is MADRSQPHQVQVHSTHHYGGGGAKGFQRHQQQGPSTGKILAVMALLPVGGTLLALAGLTLMGTVIGLLLSTPVFLLFSPVLVPAALTIGLAVASFLTSGALGVTGLSSLSWVLNFFRRTSVPEQLDHAKRRVQDAASYAGQKTKDMGQEIQNKAQEGKRT